One stretch of Mus pahari chromosome 15, PAHARI_EIJ_v1.1, whole genome shotgun sequence DNA includes these proteins:
- the LOC110333182 gene encoding protocadherin beta-3-like translates to MEAREERFLKQRQVLLLFVFLGGSLAGSGSRRYSVVEEKERGFVIANLAKDLGLSVEELAERRAQAISKGNIQYFQLSHQTGDLLLGEKLDREELCGSTEPCVLHFQVLLHDPLQFITNELEVIDVNDHAPEFFENAMQLKVLENSVPGTVIPLGNAVDLDVGRNGLQNYTVSPTSHFHVHTRRRRDGRKYPELVLDRALDREEQSELSLTLTALDGGSPPRSGTTQVHILVLDTNDNAPEFTQSLYEVQILEKSPIGSVITTVSASDLDTGNFGAISYVFFHASEEILETFQLNSSTGNIQLLKGLDYETINTYELDVEAKDGGGLSGKCTVIVQVLDVNDNPPELTLSSVNSLIPENSAETVVAVFSVSDLDSGDNGKVTCSIQNDLPFILKPSVENFYTIASEGALDRESRAEYNITITVSDMGTPRLTTQHTITVQVSDINDNAPAFTQTSYTVSVRENNSPALHIGTISATDSDSGSNAHITYSLLPLQDPQLALDSFISISADNGQLFVLRALDYEDLQAFEFHVGATDQGSPALSSQALVRVVVLDDNDNAPFVLYPMQNASAPCTELLPRAAEPGYLVTKVVAVDRDSGQNAWLSFQLLKSTEPGLFSVWAHNGEVRTARLLSERDMLKQKLLLLVKDNGDPQRSASVTLNVLLVDGFSQPYLPLPEVARDSVQNDEDLLTLYLVIALASVSSLFLLSVLLFVGVRLFRRARTASLGGCSMPEGHFPGHLVDVSGMGTLSQSYQYEVCLTGDAGTGEFKFLNPVIPNLFLEESERS, encoded by the coding sequence atggaggccagagaggaacGCTTTCTTAAACAAAGGCAAgtcttgcttctctttgtttttctgggtGGGTCTCTTGCTGGGTCCGGGTCTAGGCGCTATTCTGTggtggaggaaaaagagaggggcTTCGTAATAGCCAATCTAGCGAAGGATCTGGGGCTTAGTGTAGAAGAACTGGCTGAAAGGAGAGCTCAAGCTATCTCCAAAGGGAACATACAGTATTTTCAGCTCAGTCATCAGACCGGAGATTTGCTCTTGGGTGAGAAATTGGACCGGGAAGAGCTGTGCGGCTCGACAGAGCCTTGTGTGCTGCACTTTCAGGTATTGCTGCATGATCCTTTGCAGTTTATTACAAATGAACTCGAGGTCATAGATGTAAATGACCATGCCCCGGAGTTCTTTGAAAATGCAATGCAGCTGAAAGTCCTGGAAAACTCCGTGCCTGGGACAGTAATTCCTTTGGGAAATGCCGTGGACCTGGATGTGGGAAGAAATGGACTCCAGAACTACACGGTCTCTCCCACGTCCCATTTTCATGTTCACACCCGCCGTCGCAGGGATGGAAGGAAGTATCCAGAACTAGTTCTAGACAGAGCTCTGGatcgggaagagcagtcagagctcagTTTAACTCTCACAGCCCTGGATGGGGGATCCCCGCCTCGTTCTGGAACTACCCAGGTCCATATCCTGGTCTTAGACACAAATGATAATGCCCCAGAATTTACACAGTCACTCTATGAGGTTCAAATTTTAGAGAAAAGCCCTATTGGCTCTGTCATTaccactgtctctgcctctgacttAGATACGGGAAATTTTGGTGCAATATCATATGTATTTTTTCATGCTTCTGAAGAAATTCTCGAAACTTTTCAACTGAACTCCAGTACTGGTAATATACAACTACTTAAGGGTTTGGATTATGAAACAATTAATACTTATGAGCTTGATGTAGAGGCTAAGGATGGTGGAGGCCTTTCAGGGAAATGCACAGTCATAGTTCAGGTACTTGATGTGAACGATAACCCACCAGAACTAACCCTGTCATCAGTTAACAGTCTTATCCCGGAGAATTCAGCAGAGACTGTGGTGGCTGTTTTTAGCGTTTCTGATTTAGACTCTGGAGATAACGGAAAAGTGACATGTTCCATCCAGAACGATCTCCCCTTCATCTTGAAACCATCTGTAGAGAACTTCTATACTATAGCGTCCGAAGGGGCTTTGgacagagagagcagagctgagtACAACATCACCATCACTGTCTCAGACATGGGCACACCCAGGCTCACAACCCAGCACACCATAACAGTGCAGGTGTCTGACATCAACGACAATGCCCCCGCCTTCACCCAAACTTCCTACACCGTGTCCGTCCGTGAGAACAACAGCCCCGCCCTGCACATAGGCACCATCAGCgccacagactcagactcaggctCCAATGCCCATATCACCTACTCGTTGCTGCCGCTCCAGGACCCACAGCTGGCCCTGGACTCGTTCATCTCCATCAGTGCAGACAACGGGCAGCTGTTCGTGCTCAGGGCGCTGGACTACGAGGACCTGCAGGCCTTCGAGTTCCACGTGGGCGCCACAGACCAAGGCTCACCCGCGCTCAGTAGCCAGGCTCTGGTGCGCGTGGTGGTGCtggatgacaatgacaatgcGCCCTTCGTGCTCTACCCGATGCAGAATGCCTCTGCACCCTGCACTGAGCTGCTGCCCAGGGCGGCAGAGCCCGGATACCTGGTCACCAAGGTGGTGGCAGTGGACCGCGACTCTGGACAGAATGCCTGGCTGTCATTCCAGCTGCTCAAGTCCACGGAGCCCGGATTGTTCAGCGTGTGGGCACACAATGGCGAGGTGCGCACCGCCAGGCTGCTGAGCGAGCGCGATATGCTCAAGCAAAAGCTGCTGCTACTGGTCAAGGACAATGGAGATCCCCAGCGGTCTGCAAGTGTCACCCTGAATGTGCTGCTAGTGGATGGCTTTTCTCAAccctacctgcctttgcctgagGTGGCGCGCGACTCTGTCCAAAACGACGAGGACTTGCTCACGTTGTACTTAGTCATCGCCTTGGcatctgtgtcttctctcttcctcctgtctgtgcTGCTGTTTGTGGGGGTGAGGCTGTTCAGGAGGGCCAGGACGGCCTCTCTGGGGGGCTGCTCCATGCCTGAGGGACACTTTCCTGGACACCTTGTGGACGTCAGCGGTATGGGGACCCTGTCCCAGAGCTACCAGTATGAGGTGTGTCTGACAGGAGATGCTGGGACTGGTGAGTTCAAATTCCTGAATCCGGTGATACCAAA